In a single window of the Acidobacteriota bacterium genome:
- a CDS encoding type II toxin-antitoxin system Phd/YefM family antitoxin: MLDLANDIRSLSDFKRNTVDLLERIRKTGNPMVLTINGKAELVVQAAEAYQGLLDRIEAIEGIQRGLADVKAGRTRPAKQVFTRPRRKHGIPG, translated from the coding sequence ATGCTGGACCTTGCCAACGACATCCGGTCGCTCAGTGACTTCAAGCGCAACACCGTTGACCTGCTGGAGCGCATCCGCAAGACGGGCAATCCGATGGTTCTGACCATCAATGGGAAGGCCGAGCTCGTGGTCCAGGCCGCCGAGGCGTATCAGGGGCTGCTCGATCGGATCGAAGCGATCGAGGGGATTCAGCGTGGCCTGGCCGACGTGAAGGCTGGCCGTACGAGACCGGCGAAGCAAGTCTTCACCCGGCCGCGACGCAAGCATGGCATACCGGGTTGA
- a CDS encoding IS3 family transposase (programmed frameshift), whose amino-acid sequence MARPRKYSPEVRERAVHMVREHGPEHPSQWAAITSIASKFGCTAETLRNWVRQAERDRGQRGGLTTDERQRLTQLERDNRELTRANEILRKASAFFRPGGARPPTEEMIRFIDGHRATYGVEPICRVLPIAPSTYFRVHAQQRDATKRSARAKRDAELRLAIQRVHADTFGVYGPRKVWRQLVREGHNVARCTVERLMREMGLAGVVRGRAWKVTTQSQPALDRPTDLVDRTFEATRPNQLWVADFTYVATWAGFVYVAFVIDVFARRIVGWRVSSSMRTDFVLDALEQAICARGGAPPAGLVHHSDHGSQYLSMRYTDRLADEGIAPSVGSRGDAYDNALAESVIGLFKTEVIQRLGPWRHLDGVEIATLTWVDWFNTRRLLEPIGYVPPAEYEAQYYEQAAVA is encoded by the exons ATGGCAAGACCGAGGAAGTATTCCCCTGAAGTCAGAGAGCGAGCCGTCCACATGGTTCGCGAACATGGTCCGGAGCATCCGTCGCAGTGGGCGGCGATCACCTCGATCGCCAGCAAGTTCGGTTGCACGGCCGAGACCCTGCGGAATTGGGTCCGCCAGGCTGAACGCGACCGCGGGCAGCGTGGCGGCCTGACGACGGATGAGCGCCAGCGGCTCACGCAGTTGGAGCGTGACAACCGCGAGCTGACGCGTGCCAATGAGATCCTGCGGAAGGCGTCGGCGT TTTTTCGCCCAGGCGGAGCTCGACCGCCGACCGAAGAAATGATCCGCTTCATCGACGGACACCGTGCGACGTATGGGGTCGAGCCGATCTGCCGCGTGTTGCCGATCGCCCCGTCGACGTACTTCCGAGTCCATGCGCAGCAGCGGGACGCGACGAAACGCTCGGCTCGCGCGAAGCGCGATGCCGAGCTCCGTCTCGCGATTCAGCGGGTGCACGCGGATACCTTCGGCGTCTATGGGCCGCGGAAGGTCTGGCGGCAGTTGGTCCGGGAGGGCCACAACGTGGCCCGCTGCACGGTCGAGCGCCTCATGCGCGAGATGGGGTTGGCTGGCGTGGTACGGGGCCGGGCATGGAAGGTCACGACCCAGTCTCAGCCCGCTCTTGATCGTCCCACCGACCTGGTCGACCGCACGTTCGAGGCCACGCGACCGAACCAGCTCTGGGTCGCGGACTTCACCTACGTGGCGACCTGGGCTGGGTTTGTGTACGTCGCGTTTGTCATCGATGTGTTCGCGCGACGGATCGTGGGCTGGCGCGTGTCGTCGTCGATGCGCACGGACTTCGTGTTGGACGCGCTGGAGCAGGCGATCTGCGCTCGCGGCGGCGCGCCGCCGGCCGGCCTCGTGCACCACAGCGATCACGGTTCGCAATATCTCTCGATGCGGTACACGGATCGCCTGGCGGATGAGGGCATCGCTCCGTCCGTGGGTAGTCGCGGCGACGCGTACGACAACGCCCTGGCCGAATCCGTGATCGGGCTCTTCAAGACGGAGGTGATTCAGCGACTGGGACCGTGGCGGCATCTGGACGGCGTG